Proteins co-encoded in one Uloborus diversus isolate 005 chromosome 9, Udiv.v.3.1, whole genome shotgun sequence genomic window:
- the LOC129230381 gene encoding uncharacterized protein LOC129230381: METVINARPLTYLSKDPQDLVPLTTSVFIQDIRTLGVPDLDHLDTTILSRRLRYQQQLRNEFRRRFRDEYLGLLVQLPVRNKHLIREIKVGDIVIVKCENRKRLDWPLGRVIDLFPGQDDFVGVVKLKTEKGELTRPVQKLCPMEIAYDDELVKGNKATLKKTVSKTLHVPDKDSIETEKDDIKTVPKCLTTKYGRKVVPPKIFYI, encoded by the coding sequence ATGGAAACGGTCATTAATGCAAGACCATTAACGTATTTATCCAAGGATCCACAGGATTTAGTGCCACTTACAACATCTGTGTTCATTCAGGATATTAGAACGTTGGGAGTTCCTGATTTGGATCATTTAGACACAACTATTCTATCAAGGAGGCTAAGGTATCAACAGCAATTACGCAATGAATTCCGGAGGAGGTTCAGAGACGAATACCTCGGACTTCTGGTTCAATTGCCTGTACGTAATAAACATCTCATACGAGAAATCAAAGTTGGTGATATCGTTATTGTGAAATGTGAAAACAGAAAGAGATTGGATTGGCCTCTAGGACGCGTTATAGACTTATTCCCTGGACAGGATGATTTTGTTGGAGTAGTGAAGCTAAAAACTGAAAAGGGAGAATTAACTAGACCAGTGCAGAAATTGTGTCCTATGGAGATTGCTTATGATGATGAGCTGGTGAAAGGTAACAAGGCTacactaaaaaaaactgtttctaaGACTTTACATGTGCCTGACAAGGATAGTATTGAGACTGAAAAGGACGATATTAAAACTGTACCTAAATGTCTTACCACCAAATATGGCAGAAAAGTTGTGCCACCAAAGATTTTTTACATTTGA